TGAAAGATCCAACCGCCACTTGCAACTACACTACACAACTCTGAAATACAAAAACTTGCAAAACACAGCCCAAAACAGAAACTAACACACATTGCTTAGGTGGGAAGACAGTTTTttgtacaaaagaaaaacattccCCGTCACTTTATCCACTCTGATAAAgtacacaaaaacaatataaaaaaaacaaagtaaggTGGCGGAAGATCAGGTCACCATATTTACATCACCCGCATGTCACACTCCATCGGACCATCCCTAACGGTGCTGACTCCTTGAGTCACCGCTGTACAACCTGCAAACACCCCACGTGCGGTCAATTAGTGAACCAACAACTCGTGATCTGAACCATCCGATCAAcaatctcaaatctcaatactcagaagaaaaaaacaacggCTGTGATTAGCACTCTAAAACTTTGGCCATGAAGGTTAAAGAGTTAATGATATTATACCATATGCACAAAAAGGAAGGTTGATTTGGTCAAATCAGAATAAAACTATTCACTTAATCCACGCGCCCACTAAACACAGTGCCACATGTTCCTTCCTTTGAGCTTCATTATCAACGCTGACACATACCAAAATATTCGAtaattgttaacaaaaatcaataaccGGACTAAACCAACCTATCCGTTCGTAGAATAATCCGGTTCTTTGTTTCATAAGTCATAAATCTTAAAGGTTAAGTCGATCAAATAACTTGTTTCTCTCTATACTACAACATCTAAGAGTCTAAGACTATGTTATAATCATGTactatatgaaataaaataacagaaaaattGTAGTTACCAGTCGTAGACGGAGGGAGAATTTGGATGGGTGGGTTTATCAAAGATGTTGGAGCCGATGGCTCTAGTGGCGAGGTTGCTTCCCGGATTAAAGACGCTCCTCCACACGTTATCCTTACGTGGCGTCGTCGGAGTGGTTGGAGTCGTTGGAGTTCCAGGGCTCACTGCCGCCGGCATGGTCAACGACCTATGCATCACCACCTTACTGCTGCTCCCTTCTCCTATATCTTTCCATATTCACAAAACACACTAATTATTAGATTTAAGTCTAGTTTTTGCTTGAGCTAAAGTGTTTTGAGTCAAAATATAGATAGTTACCTCGGATATTAATGGGTTGGGTGGTGATCTTACGGAGGCGGCCAAGGCCACGGTCAGGCTGAGGTCCAGCCACAACATCATCCCAAAGCTTCTCTAGCAGAaccatctctttttttttttttttgggtagatCTTCAATGATTTTGTAGACAGTGAAACACTTTTGGTGGTGGCATATGACTTTTATAGACACCTTATCAAAATatcttgatttttatttacattattaatttttttcttgttttttcactACCGGCCACGCCATTTAAAAAGTTTGGTGACTTTATTTTACTGGttgttttattattgaataatatttcttagttaattTTGTCACTACTAATCCGGTAATCCCAAATCTACTTAAGTATTTATGTAagattcaatgttttttttcttcttataatcTGAAgattccaaaattaaaataatttttgaacttAATTTTAGGatcacaaaagaaaaggagtgGGGAGGGTgtgcaaataaaaaaaagtgctAGATGGAATGTGACACAAATCTAGATAAGGATGATGAGTCATTGAAGTGGGACctataaaataaagtattcTAGCCTCGAGCTTCGTGAAATTATCACAAGGTAACAAATTGGTAATTATTGAAATATCGTCAAATTCAGAATACCTAATTTCTTCTTAACCATATGTAGAATTTTATGTGAAGCCTAAGTATCATGACAAACTCTTAGAATTCATGCATTCACCCATTCATTTCAAATgatccaaaccaaaccaactcGTTTTAACAAtagaacaaaaactttaagaaGTGGAATAGAATATAAGGGATTGATGATTATGGACAGACAAATGGTCACCTTTTGAAAATCTGACCAGTTATTCCAACATGACAGGAGGCACATTTTGGGGATCGAAGTTATATTTACATTCTCCAAGAATGGGCAAAACTTGAGGTTACTTGCATCAAGATCAGAGCAACAagtaaattttcaaattttatcttaCCAcagtgaaattaaataaaagtaacaCTTGCAATATCTTGTTCAGTtgttctaataataatatcttgTTTTCACAAATGTCCAAAGGCATGGGAAGATGTCTCCATACGGACAGCCTTACTGGGACCAAAAGTGAAAAGAGATCGGAGTGCGAGCGACACGTGGGCCGTCAGATCCAACCATAACATGTCTCTTTTACCTTTTACCCACAGATTAAAAagagtatttatttttatttttatctcaTGATCAAACAGAATCTTATATAGAAGACTACTAAGAAAAGAGAGTAATATATTGTTTGCAATTGATTTTCACCAATTAacttttagaaaaatgaaCTTATAAACCTAAGCCCAACTAttgtcattattattttttgtcggCACCAACTATTGTCATTACAATTACAGTGTTGTTGATTGACGAAGCCGAAAATCAATAACTATATCTTCTGAGTCAAAGCCGGTTTCTTGGGCCAACTACATCGCTAGCCTAATGGGTTTCCATATGTCGCACAAAAGGTTTCCACGAAGGCCCTATATTTGTTCTTGCCTTCTTGGTTTTGCTCATTTAACATTTGTGTTGTCTTTCATGCTTGATTTTATATCTATTTCTTCATACTTGAACATATGTAGTTATGTACAACCcaaattctattaaattaCATAGCTAAATGATAtatgttaaattattttttgattttgacttccatttttggaataaatatatatctttaattaGAAACctattttagatttttccTTCAATATTACATATCCGGAATTGTGTAAAACATGATCCTTTTAAATCGGTACTTTATTACTTAAATTAGACATATTTGAATGTGTGATACATGTAACTTtaactttacatatataaatacatgttTTCGTTTCTTTGTAATCTTCAAAAATCATCCTCGTTTATCTATTTTAAGATGAAAAATGTCTCTCAAGTCTCGGTAGCCGTTCTACTTATCTTCTCCATTCTTGTGTTAGgtttgtttttacatttaaacTCGTTTTAATATAATCCATATATTTGTTCTAAATggaaaatattacaaatacCATGATTTTTCAAAGGTATCCTATGTAGTTTTCAAACtacatgtatataataattattttttagttcctatatatattttctcaagAATAATCAATGGatcaacaaataaataaactatattttatcataacaatcttataatttgaatattgaaactcatattttatgtttgatatATTACAGGAATAGGAGTCCAAGGAAAAGTACCGTGTCTTTCGCGtatgtttaataaaaataatacgTGTTCTTTCCTAAGATGTGAAGCTAATTGTGCACGGAAGTATAAAGGGTATGGTGATTGCCGTCCAGGAGACAGGCCACACGACAAAAAAGACtcgttgttttgtttctgcaATTATccttgttaaaatttaaaacaccTAAGGAGTGCACATACATTTTACCTCCATgcctttttaacttttttgtatttacagta
This sequence is a window from Arabidopsis thaliana chromosome 1 sequence. Protein-coding genes within it:
- the DYL1 gene encoding dormancy-associated protein-like 1 (dormancy-associated protein-like 1; FUNCTIONS IN: molecular_function unknown; INVOLVED IN: response to fructose stimulus, response to sucrose stimulus, response to glucose stimulus; LOCATED IN: cellular_component unknown; EXPRESSED IN: 22 plant structures; EXPRESSED DURING: 13 growth stages; CONTAINS InterPro DOMAIN/s: Dormancyauxin associated (InterPro:IPR008406); BEST Arabidopsis thaliana protein match is: Dormancy/auxin associated family protein (TAIR:AT2G33830.2); Has 226 Blast hits to 226 proteins in 49 species: Archae - 0; Bacteria - 0; Metazoa - 0; Fungi - 0; Plants - 225; Viruses - 0; Other Eukaryotes - 1 (source: NCBI BLink).), with the protein product MVLLEKLWDDVVAGPQPDRGLGRLRKITTQPINIRDIGEGSSSKVVMHRSLTMPAAVSPGTPTTPTTPTTPRKDNVWRSVFNPGSNLATRAIGSNIFDKPTHPNSPSVYDWLYSGDSRSQHQWIK
- the DYL1 gene encoding dormancy-associated protein-like 1 (dormancy-associated protein-like 1 (DYL1); CONTAINS InterPro DOMAIN/s: Dormancyauxin associated (InterPro:IPR008406); BEST Arabidopsis thaliana protein match is: Dormancy/auxin associated family protein (TAIR:AT2G33830.2); Has 226 Blast hits to 226 proteins in 49 species: Archae - 0; Bacteria - 0; Metazoa - 0; Fungi - 0; Plants - 225; Viruses - 0; Other Eukaryotes - 1 (source: NCBI BLink).) encodes the protein MVLLEKLWDDVVAGPQPDRGLGRLRKITTQPINIRDIGEGSSSKVVMHRSLTMPAAVSPGTPTTPTTPTTPRKDNVWRSVFNPGSNLATRAIGSNIFDKPTHPNSPSVYDWLYSGDSRSQHR
- the DYL1 gene encoding dormancy-associated protein-like 1 (dormancy-associated protein-like 1 (DYL1); CONTAINS InterPro DOMAIN/s: Dormancyauxin associated (InterPro:IPR008406); BEST Arabidopsis thaliana protein match is: Dormancy/auxin associated family protein (TAIR:AT2G33830.2); Has 226 Blast hits to 226 proteins in 49 species: Archae - 0; Bacteria - 0; Metazoa - 0; Fungi - 0; Plants - 225; Viruses - 0; Other Eukaryotes - 1 (source: NCBI BLink).); the protein is MVLLEKLWDDVVAGPQPDRGLGRLRKITTQPINIRDIGEGSSSKVVMHRSLTMPAAVSPGTPTTPTTPTTPRKDNVWRSVFNPGSNLATRAIGSNIFDKPTHPNSPSVYDCVDNEAQRKEHVALCLVGAWIK
- the DYL1 gene encoding dormancy-associated protein-like 1 (dormancy-associated protein-like 1 (DYL1); FUNCTIONS IN: molecular_function unknown; INVOLVED IN: response to fructose stimulus, response to sucrose stimulus, response to glucose stimulus; LOCATED IN: cellular_component unknown; EXPRESSED IN: 22 plant structures; EXPRESSED DURING: 13 growth stages; CONTAINS InterPro DOMAIN/s: Dormancyauxin associated (InterPro:IPR008406); BEST Arabidopsis thaliana protein match is: Dormancy/auxin associated family protein (TAIR:AT2G33830.2).) encodes the protein MVLLEKLWDDVVAGPQPDRGLGRLRKITTQPINIRDIGEGSSSKVVMHRSLTMPAAVSPGTPTTPTTPTTPRKDNVWRSVFNPGSNLATRAIGSNIFDKPTHPNSPSVYDW
- the LCR31 gene encoding low-molecular-weight cysteine-rich 31 (low-molecular-weight cysteine-rich 31 (LCR31); LOCATED IN: endomembrane system; CONTAINS InterPro DOMAIN/s: S locus-related glycoprotein 1 binding pollen coat (InterPro:IPR010851); Has 35333 Blast hits to 34131 proteins in 2444 species: Archae - 798; Bacteria - 22429; Metazoa - 974; Fungi - 991; Plants - 531; Viruses - 0; Other Eukaryotes - 9610 (source: NCBI BLink).): MKNVSQVSVAVLLIFSILVLGIGVQGKVPCLSRMFNKNNTCSFLRCEANCARKYKGYGDCRPGDRPHDKKDSLFCFCNYPC